A stretch of DNA from Streptomyces gobiensis:
AACGCGGCCTTCGCGGACGCGCTCGCCGAGGAGGCCGCGCCGGGCGCGGTGGTCCTGGTGCAGGACTACCACCTGGCCCTGGTGCCCGGCCTGCTGCGGTCGCGGCGGCCGGATCTGCGGATCGGTCACTTCTCCCATACGCCCTGGGCCCCACCGGACTACTACCGGGTGCTGCCCGACGGGGTCGGCGCGGCCGTGCTGCGCGGCATCCTCGGCGCCGACCGCGCGGCGTTTCTCACCTGGCGCTGGGCCGAGGCGTTCACCGCCTGCTGCGCTGATGTGCTCGGTGCCTCCGTGCTCTCCACCGATGGCGAGCTGGTGGTCTCTTATGAGGGGCATACGACGCGGATCGGTGTGCATGGGCTGGGGGCCGACGCGGACTTTCTGCGGGAGCGCTCACAGCGTGCGGATGTGGCCGAGCGGATGGCCACCCTGCGGCAGCAGATCGGCGGGCAGGGCCGTAAGACGATTGTGCGGGTGGACCGGACCGAGCTGTCCAAGAACATCGTGCGCGGGCTGTACGCCTTTCGTCGGCTGCTGGATGACCATCCCGAGTGGCATGAGCGGGTCGTGCATATCGCCTTCGCCTATCCGTCGCGGCAGGATCTGGCGGTGTACCGGGAGTACACCGCTGAGGTCTCACTGGTCGCCGAGAAGATCAACTCGACGTATGGCACGGCTGACTGGACACCGGTTCTGCTGCATGTGAAGGACGACTTCGCCCGCTCCCTGGCGGCCTACCGGCTGGCGGATGTGGCGCTGGTGAATCCGATCCGCGATGGGATGAATCTGGTCGCCAAGGAGGTGCCGGTCGTCTCGGACAGGGGCTGCGCGCTGGTGCTGTCCAGGGAGGCGGGGGCCTACGCGGAGCTGGGCGAGGACGCGCTCGTCGTCAACCCGTATGACATCGCGGATACCGCCCGCGCACTGCATACGGCGCTGCTGATGGACCCGGATGAGCGCGCGGAGCGCACCAAGCGGCTGGCGGCCGCGGCGACCGCGCTGCCGCCGCGCAAGTGGTTCCTGGACCAGCTGGCCGCGCTCAGAGGCTAGCCAGCAGGGCCGCTACGCCCGCTGGTCCGTCGACCACCAGGTCGGCGCGGGCGGCGAGTTCCGTGACCTCCGTACTGCCGCTGCACACCAGCACGCCCGGGGTGCCCTCCGCACGGCGTTTCTCGATGGCGGCGAAGGCGGCGAGGTCGCCGAGATCATCGCCCGCGTAGAGGACCGGGCCCGCGTCGGTCTCCCGGAGGAAATCGAGCAGGGCGAGGCCCTTGTCCATGCCCGGCGGCCGCAGCTCCAGCACGAACCGCCCCGGTTCGAGGCGCAGCCCGTGCCGGCCGGCCAGCTCGCGCAGCGGCTCCTGGAGCAGTTCAAAGGTGCCGGCCGGGTCGGGGGCCTGGCGGGTGTGGACGGCGATCGCATGGCCCTTGTCCTCGACGGAGGTACCGTCGGGGACCGCCAGCCGCTCCAGCAGGCCGGGGAGTCCGGCCCGTACGGCCGCGACGCCCGGGTCCGGCGGCGGCTGCTGGATCTCCCCCGTCGCGGCGTCCCAGCGCTCGGCGCCATACGCCCCGAGCACGGTCATACGTTCCAGGCCCGGCGCCCCCGCGAAGCCGCCGTAGCGCACCGCGAGCTGTGCCGGTCGCCCGGTGATGACGACGACGGCGCGCAGCCGTGGTGCCAGCCGGGACAGCGCGGGGACGACACCGGGATGGGGGCGGGCCTGTGCCGGGTCGGCGACGATCGGGGCGAGGGTGCCGTCGAAGTCAAGCGCGACAACGGACTGTTCGGGGGCGGCGAGAAAGGCCTCCAGGCCCGTGCGGCCCGCGGGGGTGGTGGGAACCGGGAGAGGACTGCCCATACGGGCGACCCTATCGGCGTTCCCGCTGGGCGTCCCGGCGTCGGCGAAGACGGTTGACCGTGACGGGGTCGTGGGCGAGCGCCCGGGGGTCGTCCAGCAGGGCGTTGAGCAACTGGTAGTAGCGGGTCGGCGAGAGGCCCAGCTGCTCTCTTATGGCCCGCTCCTTGGCGCCGGGGCCCGGCCAGCCGCGTCGCTCGACGGCCAGGACGGCCTGGTCCCGTTCGGACAGGCCTTCCTGGCCGGGCTGCTCGTCCTGCTGTGTCACGCCTCCAACCTACTGCCGCCTACAGTCGCCCGCTCGCCGCGGACTCCTCGGCGTCGGCCTGGCGCTGGATCGCGCCGAGGATGGCCTCCGGGTTGCCGCTCTGGGTGACGGCCTTACCGATGGACTTCTTGATCTGCTGGCTGGTCCCGGCCCAGGAGATCTTGCCCACCGGGTAGAACTCGGCGGTCTGGAGCTGCTCCAGGAACGGCCACAGGGCCTTGTGCTTCTTGGCGGAGCTCATCCGGTCGGAGGCCGAGGTGGTGACGGGTAGCAGGTCATAGCGGTCGGTGAAGGCATAGTGCTGATCGACGCTGAAGACGAAGTCGAGGAACTTGCCTATGTGTTCCCGGTTGCCGTTCTGCTTGAAGCCCAGAATCCAGTCGGCGACGCCCATGGTGGTGCCCGATTCACCGCTCCGGCCGGGCAGTGGTGCGGTGGCGTAATTGATCTTCTGACGCCCCGCCTGCTGCATCAGCGTCGGGTGGCCGTTGAGCATGCCGACCTCGCCACGGCTGAAGGCGTTGAAGACGGTCTGCCGGTCGGTGGTGGCCGGGGAGCTGGGCCCGGTGAGGCCCGCGCCGACGAGATCATCGCGCAGCCAGGTAAAGGTCTTGATGTTCTCCACCGAGTCGATGATGTAGCCGCCGACGTTGTCGGTGTACGAGCCGCCGCCGCTCAGCATCCACATCATGGTCTCGGCCGGGGCCTCCTCGGGGCCGAGCGGCAGCCCGTACGGGATCTTCACCCCGGCTGTCTTCAGCGCCTCGGCGGCCGACTTGAGCTCTGCCCAGCTCTTCGGCGGCTTGTCCGGGTCGAGTCCGGCCTTGGTGAAGAGGTCCTTGTTGTAGAACAGCATCCGGGTACTGGAGACAAAGGGCAGGCCGTACTGGGTGCGGCGCAGCTCACCCGCCTGGGCGAGGACCGGGATGAAGTCGGCCTGCACGGGGATGGAGAGCATCTCGGCGGCGGAGTACAGCGCGCCGTCGGCGGCGTAGTCGGCGTATGCGCCTATCTGGGCGATGTCGGGGGCCTTCCCCGCCTTCACCATCTCGGCGACCTTCTTGTCGACATCGTTCCAGCTGTATACGGACACATCGACCGTGACGCCCTCATGCTCCTTCTCAAAGGCACGGGCGAGAGCGTCCCAGTACTCCTGTGAGCCGTTGTTACCGCTGGGGTCACCGTAGTCAGCGGCGACAAGCTTGAGGGTGACCTTCTCACTGCCGGAGTCGCCGTTGCCACAGGCTGCGGCTGACAGTCCGACAGCGCTCACCATGCCCGTGGCCGCTAGGCCCAAGAACCGCCGCCGCTGCACTGGCACTTCCCCTTTGTCCTGAAATTGCCCATGGGAGGGCGCTTACTTGTTCGCATATCGTTCATGCGTGTTCGAGGAAGAGTCTCCATTCCGGCGCCCGCGAGGTCCACAGGACCCCCGGTATCGCTTCGGCAACGGCCTTTCCCGACTCCGGCCGGGGCTGCTATCCACGGACGTGGACTACACCACTCGCCCCTGCTCTGAGGAGTCACCACATGGCCGCCGAACCGTCCCGTACCGCCGCCGAGCTCGCCTGCCAGCCCAGCTGTTGGCGGCGCGCGGCGGATGAGGCAGCCTCCTTCGCGGACGCCCTGCCCCGCTCCGGCGAGCGGGTCGCGGTGACCGGATGCGGCACATCGTGGTTTATGGCCCAGTCGTACGCGGCCCTGCGGGAGGCGACGGGGGACGGCGAGACGGACGCATTCGCCGCGTCGGAGTTCCCGGTCGGCCGTACGTACGACCGGGTGATCGCGATCACCCGGTCCGGCACCACGACGGAGGTGCTGGATCTGCTGGCCCGGCTGCGCGGTGCGACGGCGACCGTCGCCTTGACCGCCGACCCGGAGTCGGCGGTCAGCAACGCCGCCAACCACACCGTGGTCCTCGACTACGCCGACGAGGAGTCAGTCGTACAGACACGCTTCGCGACAACCGCACTGATGCTTCTACGGACCGGGCTGGAGGCGCGGGGTGCGCTGCCCGCCGGTGTGAAGTCGGCCGCCGAAGCAGCCGTTGACGCGGAGTTGGCGGTCACCCAGCCGCTGCCGGAGGTGGCGCTCGGGGCCGAGCAGTGGACGTTTCTGGGGCGGGGCTGGGCGTACGGGCTGGCCCTGGAGGCGGCCCTGAAGATGCGGGAGGCGGCGGGCGCCTGGACCGAGGCGTATCCGGCGATGGAGTACCGGCACGGGCCGATCTCCATCACCGGGCCGGGCCGGGTGGCGTGGGTCTTCGGCACCCTGCCGGAGGGGCTGGCGGCGGATATCGACCGGGTCGGCGGCGCACTGGTGGCCGACGGGCTTGACCCGGTCGCCGATCTGATCCGCGCTCAGCGGCTCGCGGTCGCGGTGGCGGAGGGGCGGGGTCTGGACCCGGACCGCCCCCGCGGCCTGACCCGCAGCGTGATCCTCCCAGGAGGGTGACCGCACGTTGCCGGGTGCGGCGCCGTGGTGGGTCGGGGGTGGTCCGGGGTGGGCCGTTCCGGACCCATGATTTACGGCCCGACGCGCGGCAGCGTTGAGTCAACCGGTTAAGCCCCTGTCGGCCCACAAATCACGGGCAAGCGTCCGGAACAACCCACCCCTCCCCACCCCCTCACGCAGTTGTGGGCACTCGCACCGCCGTGTGTTGTGGGCACTTCGGCCCACACCAGTGTTGTGGGCACTCGGGCCACACGAGTGTTGTGGGTACTCGGCCCACACGAGTGTTGTGGGCACTCGGGCCGCCCGAGGGGCGGCACGGGTGGGCACAACACCGGCCACCGGAGCCGCACCCGCCCACCCCCGGGGCCCGGGGCGAAGCCCCGGTTTCCGGGAAGGGGCGGGCATAGGGGAAACCCACCCCACGGCACCCCCGCCACCGGGCGCAAGCCCCACCACGCGGCGGAGCCGCACCCCGGACGGCGGGAAAGCCAGCGACGTAAGGCCGGGCAGCAGCCTGCTACCCAAGCGTGCGGTAGCGGCCCCGGTAGTAGGTGAGAGGCCCGCCCTCCGGCTGCGGAAGGGCGGCCGTCAGGACCCGGGCCACCAGCAGCGTATGGTCCCCGGCCGAGACGCGCTGCTCCGTGCGGCACTCCAGCTGCGCCAGCGCCCCCGACACCAGCAGCGCCCCCGAAACCTCGCCCCGCGTATGCGCGAGCTCCTGGAAGAGGAGCCGGTCACTCAGCCGCCCCTTCATCGCGAAGCGACCGGCCGTCTGCCGCTGCCCCTCCGCCAGGAGGGACGCCGCCCACAGCGGCTGCCGCTCCAGCAGCTCGTCCATCCGGGAACCCTCCCGCACGCTCAGCAGGACCAGCGGCGGCTCCAGCGATACGGAGAGAAAGGCCGTCGCCGTCATACCGACGTCCTCGCCACGCGGCCCGTCCTCCGGGTCGTAGGCTGTCACCAGCACCACACCCGCGGCCAGCCGCGCCATGGCGGCTCGGAACTGTTCCTCACTCACCCCTTCAGGATGGGGGATGGACGTCTGCGGCTGGCGTGGCGCTGGTGAATACACACGGGAACGCTATCCGCCGTCCAAACCGCCCGCATCGGTCCGGAGGACCAGCCCAGCCCTAGGTCCATCGACCGAACATACAGACGCCCTTCGCCCGCTCAATGCCTTCGACATATGTAGACGGAACACGACACACCTCCACTCGGAGCAGTCAACCACCTACGCTCTGCTGTGACTTGAGTCACAGATGGCGATAATTGTTGACCCTGTGTACCGAGTGAGCAGCTCGCTGTGATTCAGTGGCCGTGGCACTCGGAGGGACAGGAGTCACAGGGGGAGGGCGATGGACACTGACTCAGAGCCCTACGTCCGCCTCGCGACGCTGCGCCAGCTCCATCAGTCCGTGGCACAGCTCAACACCGCCCGCAGCCTCGCCGACACGCTCCAGACCGTCGCCGACGGCGCCGTCGCCGGACTTGGCTTCGAGCTCGCCGCCGTCAACCTCGTACGCTCCGATGGCGACCTTGTCGTCGCCGCCGTCGCGGGCCATCCCGGTGCTGAGGCGATGATGGCGGGCCGCGTCGGCTCCCGCGCCTCCTGGGAGCGCCGACTGGCCATGGGTGAGGCCTGGGGCGAGCTCCGCTTTATCCCGTACACCGAGGGCTGGGTCCTCGATGACGACGATGTCCCGCAGTGGCACACCGCCGGGCCCGCCCCCCGCTTCTCGGATGAGTGGCACCCGATGGACCGGCTCTTCGCCCCCATGTACTCCTCAGACGGCGACCTGCTCGGCGTCATATCCGTCGACAAGCCCCGCAACGGCCGCCGTCCCGGCGCCTGGGGCTGCGAGGCGCTGCAGATGTACGCGTTCCAGGCCGCCATCGCGATCAGCAACGCCCGGCTGCGCTCGAACATGCAGCGCGCCCTGGTCCGCCTGGAGCGCGAGCAGCAGGCGCTGCGCGCCAGCGAGGAGAGCTTCCGCCAGGCCTTCGAGTACGCGCCCAGCGGTATGGCCATCGCCGAGATGGGCGGCGACCACCACGGCCGGCTGATCAAGACGAATGACGCGCTGTGCCGCCTGCTGGGCCGCCCCGCCTCGGTGATGCGGCGCTACAGCTTCTCCGACCTCGTCCACCCGGAGGACATCGGCACCCTGTTGCGCACCTCCGCCGAGGGCGGCCGGGCGGAGCTGCGGATCAGCCGCCGCGACGGCTCCTACGTATGGGTCTCGCTCCGCAACTCCGTCGTCGCCGACGCCGCCGACGGCCCACGCTTCCTTCTCACCCATGTCGAGGACATAGAAGAGCGCAAGCGGCATGAGCTGCAGCTCGCGCACCGCGCCAGCCATGACTCCCTCACCGGCCTGCCGAACAGCGCCGAGCTGCGCGCCCGGCTCAGCGGCAAGCTGTGCGCCAGGCCCGGCCCGGCCCCGGCCCTGTCCGAGCCACCCCCACACATCGGCACCCATGGCTTCAGCGTGGACGGCTTCGACGGTACGGGCGTGGAGCCGCTGGACGGCGGTTATGACCACCATCTGCATGTGGTCGCTCCGGAGAGCGACGACCCGGCGGACAAGGGGCTCGCGGTTCTCTTCTGCGATCTTGACGGCTTTAAGTCGATCAACGACCGCTATGGCCACCACTGCGGTGACGCGGTGCTGATCGAGGTCGCTCGGCGGCTCTCCGGCGGCGTACGGGACAACGACACGGTGGCCCGGCTCGGCGGGGACGAGTTCGTGGTACTTGCTGACGGACTGTGCCGTGCCGACGCCGCCGACCTCGCGGTCCGGCTGCGTAACGCGATCATCCCGCCGATACGGGTGGACGGTCGCGCGGTACGCGTCGGGGCCAGTTTCGGCATTGGCTGGGCGGCCTGCGGAATGTCCACGGAAGAGGTCCTGCACTCCGCTGACCAGCGGATGTATGTGGAGAAGCGGTCCCGTTCCAAGGGGCAGCGCCGGGCGGGCTGAGATGAACGGCCGGTCAAGCGGCAATGAGCCCTCCCCCGAACGGGGTAGGCTGCGGCGGGTCAGCCATATGCCGTATGAGGAGAGCAGGGGATGACAGCCGGTAATAACGGTACGAACGCTCCGGAGGGCGACGACCCGTTCGGCTATCTGTACCGTTCGGAAGACGGCACGCCCACTCAGGCCCAGCAGCCCGGGGTCCCCCGTACGTCGTACAACCAGGTCCGCGCGGTCGGCGAGCGACGCTACGGCCAGCAGGCGCCCAGCCCGTACTACGCCGCCCCGGAGACCCAGCCCAGCGGTGGTGACGTCACCCGCCAGCACCCGGAGCCCTCCGGCAACGGCCACGGCCAGCCCCCGCAGAAGCGCAACGGCCTGCTCATCGGGGCCCTCGCGGTCGTCGCCGCCGTCGTCATCGGAGTCAGCGCCGCGGTCCTCTTCAGCGACGACGACAAGGCGAACGCCGGTCCCAACCCCTCGCCGACCGCCGACGCCCAGCCGGGCGAGGACGGCAACAGGGACGGCGAGACCCACGAGGACAAGGGCGGGGACAAGGAAGACCCGAAGGCCGAGCTGCCCAAGGAGGACGCCTCCAGCCTCCGACTGGACAACGGCCCCATCGTCGCCAGCGACGCCAAGGGCGCCAAGTCCACCAATGGTGACTACATCGCGGGCTTCAACAAGGAAGGCGCGACGGCGACCTGGACCACGGAGATCCCCGAGGCCGGGAAGTACCGGCTCTACGTCGGCTACACCGTGCCCGGTAAGGACATGAAGATGGGCCTGTGGGTCAACGACGCACAGCGGCCCCAGAACCTGAACTTCACAAACTTCGCCAAGGCGGAAGAAGGCGACTGGGAAAAGGGCTGGACCTACACCTACGGCCAGGTCAACGTCCATGAAGGCGCCAACACCTTCAGGATCAGCTGTGGGAAGGGCGACGCGTGCGACGTCGCCATAGACCGGGTCTGGCTCACCGAGGACAAGGGCTGACCACCCGTAGAAACCGCTCCACCGTCTGAGCCATCTCCTCCCGCCCCGGTGCGATGTACTTGCGTGGATCGACGGTTGAGGGGTGCGCCTCCAGGAAGGCGCGGACGGCGCCGGTGAAGGCGGAGTTCAGGGCCGTACCGACGTTGATCTTGGTCATTCCGGCCGCGATGGCCGCCCGTATCTCCTCATCCGGGACGCCCGACGAGCCGTGCAGCACCAGCGGCACCGGTACGGCGGCACGCAACCGGGCGATCAGCGCGTGATCGAGGGCCGCCGTGCGCTCGGTCATGGCGTGTGAGCTGCCGACCGCGACCGCGAGAGCGTCCACCCCGGTGTCAGCGACATACGCCGCCGCTTCGGCCGGGTCCGTACGGGCCCCCGGAGCGTGCGCGTCCAGTGGGGGCTCGCCGTCCTTGCCGCCGACCTGGCCCAGTTCGGACTCGACCAGGATGCCGTGCCGATGGCCCCATCTGACGGCCTCGGCGGTGGCCTTGACGTTGTCCCCGTAACCGAGCTTCGACGCGTCGAACATCACCGAGCTGAAGCCCTCCGGGTGGGCGGCGCGCAACAGCTCGGGAGAGGTGATGTGATCCAGATGCAGCGCGAGCGGCACAGCGGCGGCGCGTGCGACAGCGTTGACCGCGGCGGCGATCGGACCGAGCCGCCCGCCATGGAACTTCACGGCGTTCTCGGAGACTTGCAGGATCGCCGGAGCCCCCGCCGCCTCCGCCCCGGCGGCGATGGCCTCAGCGTGCTCCAGAGTGATCACATTAAACGCGCCAACAGCCCGCCCTGACTCCTGGACAGCGGCGATGAGTTCACCGGTACGGACAAGCACCATGAGCTCTCCTCAAGTGTTGTGGGCAGTCTCCTCCCCCAGACTTCGTCCGGGGGGACCCCCAGGGCGGAGGGTGGGCACAACACGACCCGCACCCAAAAACCAACCGGGGCCCGGGGCGGAGCCCCGGTTCCGGGAAGGGGCGGGGATCGGGGACACCCTCCACCCTGGCACGGGGTGGTTGCGCGGGCCTGGTCCAGCACCGGGGCGGGCCGGTGAGCCCGCGCTGGGTTTCCGGGGTCCGGCGCGGCACCCCGCGGCCACCACGCCTACGCCGCTTCCCACCGCTGCACGCGAACCGCAACCCGCGGCAGCAGCTCCTCATACGTACGGCGGTCGAACTCCCCCGCCGCCGGGGCGCGTACGGTCGCCGCCGACAGAGCCGCCGCCCGGGTCAGCCGGTCCGGCCAGCTCGCGCCCTCGACGAGACCGGCCAGCAGCCCGGCGACGGCGGAGTCGCCCGCGCCGGCCGGGTTGCCGGTGAGGCGCCCCGGCAGCGTGGCGCGCCAGCCGCCGTCCGGGGTGACGGCGAGCAGGCCGTCGGCGCCGAGTGAGGCGACCACCGTGTGCGCGCCCCGGCGCCGGGCCTCCCGGGCAGCGCGCAGGGGCTCGTTCGTGCCGGTGACCCCGGCCAGCTCCTGGGAGTTGGGCTTCACCAGATCGGGCCGGGCGGCCAGCCCCCGGCGCAGGGGTTCGCCGCTGGTGTCCAGCAGTACCGGGACGCCCACGGCGCGGGCGGCGCGTATGAGGGTGGCGTACGCCCCGACCGGCACCCCGGGCGGCAGGCTGCCGCAGAGCGCGACGGCATCGGTGCCGGTGTCGGTGAGCAACTGCCGGTAGCTGTCGAGGAATCCGGACCACTCGGTGGGAGTGATGTGTGGGCCGGGCTCATTGAGCTGGGTGGTGTCACCGGTGGTCTCATCGACGATGGCGACGGTACGGCGAGTGGTCCCGGCGATGGGGACGAGCGCGTCGGTAACCCCGGCCACCGTCGCCAGACGCGCCCGCAGCGCCTCGCCGGTCGCGCCGCCCGCGAACCCGGTGGCGACCGTCTCCTGGCCGAGGGCGGCCAGTACCCGGGCCACGTTGAGGCCCTTGCCGCCGGGCCGTTCGGCGACGTCGCGGACGCGATGGGAGGTGTGGGGCGTAAGGCGGTGGACGCGGTGGGTGATGTCGAGGGCGGCGTTAAGCGTGACGGTCAGGATCACGGACGACTCCCCCCACGTTCACAGGACTGCGCTAGTGATCATGCCAAAGCAGCGGCGGTTGGCCCAGGGGTCGGGGCCAACCGCCGTACGAATTCCACGCGCGGGCACGAACGCACATCACCCCAGCTGGGGATGAACAACCCATTCGCCCTTCCGCAGGACGCCCTTCACGGCGTACTCCGTGTCCAGAACCACCAGGTCAGCGTCCTTACCCGGGGTGATCGAGCCGATCCGGTCAGCCAGGCCGAGCAGCCGGGCCGGGTTGGCCGAAAGCGCCTGGACGGCGTCCTCGATGGGCAGCTTGTCGACGGTCACCGCCCGCCGCAGCGCCGTGTCCAGGGTGAGCGTCGAGCCCGCGATGGTGCCGTCGGCCAGCCGTGCGACGCCGTCCGTGACCTCGACCTCCAGTGGGCCGAGCTGGTAGCGGCCGTCACCGAAGCCCGCCGCGTCCATGGCGTCGGTGATGAACGCGACCCGGTCCGCGCCCGCGCTGCCGAAGGCCAACTCCAGGATGGCGGGGTGCAGATGGGTGCCGTCGTTGATCAGCTCGACCGTGATTCGCTCATCCTCCAGCAGCGCCGCGACCGGGCCAGGGGCGCGGTGCTGGAGACCCGGCATCGCGTTGAACAGATGCGTGGCGACGGTGGCGCCCGCGTCAATGGCCTCCCGGGTCTGCTCGTAGGTGGCGTCGGTGTGGCCAATCGCGGCGATGACCCCGTGCTCGGCGAGCAGTCGCACCGAGTCGATACCGCCGGGCAGCTCGGTGGCGAGGGTGAGCATCTTCGCGGCGCCGCGTGCGGCGTCAATGAGCTTGCGCACCTCGGCCGGATCGGGGTGGCGCAGCAGTTTCTCGCTGTGCGCGCCCTTGCGGCACGGCGAGATGAACGGCCCCTCGAAGTGGATTCCGGCCAGCTCGCCCTGCTCCACCAGTTCGGAGAGCAGCGCGGCCTGCCGGGCAAGAACGTCCAGGTCGCCGGTAACGGTCGACGCGACGGTTGTGGTCGTGCCGTGCCGCTGGTGCGTCCGTACGCCGGTGAGCACGTCCTCCGCGGTGCCGGAGGTGAAGGACGCGCCGCCGCCGCCGTGGTTGTGGAGATCCACGAAGCCGGGGACGATCCAGTGCCCGGTGAGATCGAGCGTGCCCGCTTCGCCGGGCTCGTCAGGCGCGATACGGGCCCCCTCGACGGTCACCCGGCCGTGCTCGGCCACGCCTGACGGCAGCACCACCGTGGCGCCGGTCAGGACCTTGCGCTTCGTCGCCTTCACGGGTTCACAACCTCCGCAGAGAGAAGATCCCAGGCGAGAAGTCCCGCGCCCAGGCAGCCGGCGGCGTCCCCAAGAGCCGCCGGAACGATCGTGGGGAGCCGCTGGAAGGTCACCTTGGCCCGTATGGCCTCGCGCAGCGGCGCGAAGAGCGTCTCCCCCGCCTCGGCGAGCCCACCGCCGATGATCAGGACGCGCGGATCCAGCAGGGTGAGCCCGGTGACCAGCCCGGCGGCGAGCGCGTCGGCCGCGTCCCGCCAGAGGTCCAGGGCACGCGGATCGCCGGACCGGGCGGCTTCAGCGGCGTCGGCGGCGGTGGCGTGCGGATCGCCGCACACCCCGGCCCAGGCGTGGCCGACAGCGGCGGCGGAGGCCAGGGTCTCCAGACAGCCACGCTGACCACAGCCGCACTCGGGACCGTCCGGGCGTACCACGATGTGGCCGATCTCGCCCGCGCCGCCATGCGCACCGGCCTCGATCCTGCCGTCAATGCCGATGGCCCCGGCGATGCCGGTGCCCAGCGCTACGAAGAGGAACCGGTCGACGCCCGCGGCCGCGCCGATCCGCCCCTCGGCGAGGCCACCCGTACGGACGTCATGCCCGAGCCCCACCGGGATCCCGCCGAGCCGCTCACCGAGCAGGGCGCGCAGTGGGACATCCCGCCAGCCGAGGTTGGCGGCGTAGACGGCGATACCCGCCGCCTCATCGAGGATCCCGGG
This window harbors:
- a CDS encoding alpha,alpha-trehalose-phosphate synthase (UDP-forming); protein product: MVTASQILVASNRGPVSYTLGEDNSLTAKRGGGGLVSGLSAIGPDADAVWICAALGKGDREAVRRNDGRLPVADTGDQRVRMLDIPAEVFADAYNGIANSVLWFVHHLLYQIPLEPVFDSAFEARYAAYEAYNAAFADALAEEAAPGAVVLVQDYHLALVPGLLRSRRPDLRIGHFSHTPWAPPDYYRVLPDGVGAAVLRGILGADRAAFLTWRWAEAFTACCADVLGASVLSTDGELVVSYEGHTTRIGVHGLGADADFLRERSQRADVAERMATLRQQIGGQGRKTIVRVDRTELSKNIVRGLYAFRRLLDDHPEWHERVVHIAFAYPSRQDLAVYREYTAEVSLVAEKINSTYGTADWTPVLLHVKDDFARSLAAYRLADVALVNPIRDGMNLVAKEVPVVSDRGCALVLSREAGAYAELGEDALVVNPYDIADTARALHTALLMDPDERAERTKRLAAAATALPPRKWFLDQLAALRG
- the otsB gene encoding trehalose-phosphatase, coding for MGSPLPVPTTPAGRTGLEAFLAAPEQSVVALDFDGTLAPIVADPAQARPHPGVVPALSRLAPRLRAVVVITGRPAQLAVRYGGFAGAPGLERMTVLGAYGAERWDAATGEIQQPPPDPGVAAVRAGLPGLLERLAVPDGTSVEDKGHAIAVHTRQAPDPAGTFELLQEPLRELAGRHGLRLEPGRFVLELRPPGMDKGLALLDFLRETDAGPVLYAGDDLGDLAAFAAIEKRRAEGTPGVLVCSGSTEVTELAARADLVVDGPAGVAALLASL
- a CDS encoding DUF3263 domain-containing protein; translated protein: MTQQDEQPGQEGLSERDQAVLAVERRGWPGPGAKERAIREQLGLSPTRYYQLLNALLDDPRALAHDPVTVNRLRRRRDAQRERR
- a CDS encoding extracellular solute-binding protein, with amino-acid sequence MVSAVGLSAAACGNGDSGSEKVTLKLVAADYGDPSGNNGSQEYWDALARAFEKEHEGVTVDVSVYSWNDVDKKVAEMVKAGKAPDIAQIGAYADYAADGALYSAAEMLSIPVQADFIPVLAQAGELRRTQYGLPFVSSTRMLFYNKDLFTKAGLDPDKPPKSWAELKSAAEALKTAGVKIPYGLPLGPEEAPAETMMWMLSGGGSYTDNVGGYIIDSVENIKTFTWLRDDLVGAGLTGPSSPATTDRQTVFNAFSRGEVGMLNGHPTLMQQAGRQKINYATAPLPGRSGESGTTMGVADWILGFKQNGNREHIGKFLDFVFSVDQHYAFTDRYDLLPVTTSASDRMSSAKKHKALWPFLEQLQTAEFYPVGKISWAGTSQQIKKSIGKAVTQSGNPEAILGAIQRQADAEESAASGRL
- a CDS encoding SIS domain-containing protein, which translates into the protein MAAEPSRTAAELACQPSCWRRAADEAASFADALPRSGERVAVTGCGTSWFMAQSYAALREATGDGETDAFAASEFPVGRTYDRVIAITRSGTTTEVLDLLARLRGATATVALTADPESAVSNAANHTVVLDYADEESVVQTRFATTALMLLRTGLEARGALPAGVKSAAEAAVDAELAVTQPLPEVALGAEQWTFLGRGWAYGLALEAALKMREAAGAWTEAYPAMEYRHGPISITGPGRVAWVFGTLPEGLAADIDRVGGALVADGLDPVADLIRAQRLAVAVAEGRGLDPDRPRGLTRSVILPGG
- a CDS encoding flavin reductase family protein, encoding MYSPAPRQPQTSIPHPEGVSEEQFRAAMARLAAGVVLVTAYDPEDGPRGEDVGMTATAFLSVSLEPPLVLLSVREGSRMDELLERQPLWAASLLAEGQRQTAGRFAMKGRLSDRLLFQELAHTRGEVSGALLVSGALAQLECRTEQRVSAGDHTLLVARVLTAALPQPEGGPLTYYRGRYRTLG
- the cdgB gene encoding diguanylate cyclase CdgB, which translates into the protein MDTDSEPYVRLATLRQLHQSVAQLNTARSLADTLQTVADGAVAGLGFELAAVNLVRSDGDLVVAAVAGHPGAEAMMAGRVGSRASWERRLAMGEAWGELRFIPYTEGWVLDDDDVPQWHTAGPAPRFSDEWHPMDRLFAPMYSSDGDLLGVISVDKPRNGRRPGAWGCEALQMYAFQAAIAISNARLRSNMQRALVRLEREQQALRASEESFRQAFEYAPSGMAIAEMGGDHHGRLIKTNDALCRLLGRPASVMRRYSFSDLVHPEDIGTLLRTSAEGGRAELRISRRDGSYVWVSLRNSVVADAADGPRFLLTHVEDIEERKRHELQLAHRASHDSLTGLPNSAELRARLSGKLCARPGPAPALSEPPPHIGTHGFSVDGFDGTGVEPLDGGYDHHLHVVAPESDDPADKGLAVLFCDLDGFKSINDRYGHHCGDAVLIEVARRLSGGVRDNDTVARLGGDEFVVLADGLCRADAADLAVRLRNAIIPPIRVDGRAVRVGASFGIGWAACGMSTEEVLHSADQRMYVEKRSRSKGQRRAG
- a CDS encoding carbohydrate-binding protein, with amino-acid sequence MTAGNNGTNAPEGDDPFGYLYRSEDGTPTQAQQPGVPRTSYNQVRAVGERRYGQQAPSPYYAAPETQPSGGDVTRQHPEPSGNGHGQPPQKRNGLLIGALAVVAAVVIGVSAAVLFSDDDKANAGPNPSPTADAQPGEDGNRDGETHEDKGGDKEDPKAELPKEDASSLRLDNGPIVASDAKGAKSTNGDYIAGFNKEGATATWTTEIPEAGKYRLYVGYTVPGKDMKMGLWVNDAQRPQNLNFTNFAKAEEGDWEKGWTYTYGQVNVHEGANTFRISCGKGDACDVAIDRVWLTEDKG
- a CDS encoding class II fructose-bisphosphate aldolase, with product MVLVRTGELIAAVQESGRAVGAFNVITLEHAEAIAAGAEAAGAPAILQVSENAVKFHGGRLGPIAAAVNAVARAAAVPLALHLDHITSPELLRAAHPEGFSSVMFDASKLGYGDNVKATAEAVRWGHRHGILVESELGQVGGKDGEPPLDAHAPGARTDPAEAAAYVADTGVDALAVAVGSSHAMTERTAALDHALIARLRAAVPVPLVLHGSSGVPDEEIRAAIAAGMTKINVGTALNSAFTGAVRAFLEAHPSTVDPRKYIAPGREEMAQTVERFLRVVSPCPR